Proteins co-encoded in one Callospermophilus lateralis isolate mCalLat2 chromosome 2, mCalLat2.hap1, whole genome shotgun sequence genomic window:
- the LOC143391072 gene encoding olfactory receptor 8D1 has product MARANHSTSTLFALLGLTQQPELQLPLFLLFLGIYVVTVVGNLGMILLIAASPLLHTPVYYFLSCLSFIDLCYSTVITPKMLVNFVKKKNTILYSECMAQLFFFVVFVVAEGYLLTAMAYDRYVAICSPLLYNVTMSPWLCSLLVLIAFILGVLSAVVHTSAMMKLSFCKSHIINHYFCDVLPLLNLSCSSTHLNELLLFFVAGFNSLVPTLAVAISYAFIFYSILHIRSSEGRFKAFGTCSSHLIAVGIFFGSITFMYFKPPSSNSLDQEKVSSVFYTTVIPMLNPLIYSLRKKDVKKALRKVLLGQ; this is encoded by the coding sequence ATGGCCAGAGCAAATCATTCTACATCTACCTTGTTTGCCTTACTGGGTTTaacacagcagccagagctccaGCTGCCCCTCTTCCTCCTGTTCCTAGGAATCTATGTGGTGACAGTGGTGGGGAACCTGGGCATGATCCTCCTGATTGCAGCCAGCCCTCTGCTTCACACCCCTGTGTATTATTTCCTCAGCTGCTTGTCCTTCATCGATCTCTGCTATTCAACAGTCATCACCCCCAAAATGCTGGTGAACTTTGTAAAGAAGAAGAATACAATACTTTATTCTGAGTGCATGGCCCAGCTCTTTTTCTTTGTGGTCTTTGTGGTGGCTGAGGGTTACCTCCTGACTGCCATGGCATATGATCGCTATGTTGCTATCTGTAGTCCACTGCTTTATAATGTGACCATGTCCCCTTGGCTCTGCTCACTGCTAGTGCTGATTGCCTTCATCCTGGGTGTTCTGTCTGCTGTGGTCCATACAAGTGCCATGATGAAACTGAGCTTCTGCAAATCCCACATCATCAATCATTACTTCTGTGATGTTCTTCCCCTCCTCAATCTCTCCTGCTCCAGCACACACCTCAACGAGCTCCTACTCTTTTTTGTTGCGGGGTTCAACTCCTTGGTGCCTACCCTGGCTGTTGCCATCTCCTATGCCTTCATCTTCTATAGCATCCTTCACATCCGCTCCTCAGAGGGTCGGTTCAAAGCTTTTGGAACTTGCAGCTCTCATCTCATAGCTGTGGGCATCTTCTTTGGGTCTATCACCTTCATGTATTTCAAGCCCCCTTCAAGTAACTCTCTAGACCAGGAGAAGGTGTCCTCTGTGTTCTATACCACAGTGATCCCCATGCTGAACCCTTTAATATACAGTCTGAGGAAAAAGGATGTGAAGAAAGCATTGAGGAAGGTCTTATTGGGGCAATGA
- the LOC143391073 gene encoding LOW QUALITY PROTEIN: olfactory receptor 8D2-like (The sequence of the model RefSeq protein was modified relative to this genomic sequence to represent the inferred CDS: inserted 1 base in 1 codon), producing MATSNLSSGTDFILEGLTKRPELQLPFFLLFLGIYVVTVVWNLGMILLIAISSQLHSAMYYFLSHLSFIDLCYSSVITPKMLVNFVSERNIISFPECMTQLYTFLSLAIAEGYLLTAMAYDRYVAICSPLLYNVVMSHKVCSIMMALVYSLGLFGATVHTSCMSVLSFCGSHIVSHYFCDILPLLTLSCXSTHINKILLFISGGVNTLGPTLAILISYAFILSSILHIRSTEGRSKAFGTCSSHLMAVGVFFGSITFMYFKPPSSNTMDQEKVSSVFYTTVIPMLNPLIHSLRNKDVKNALRRVVGGRQSS from the exons ATGGCTACTTCAAACCTCTCTTCAGGGACTGATTttatccttgaagggttaacaaaACGCCCAGAGCTCCAGTTGCCATTCTTCCTCCTGTTTCTTGGAATATATGTGGTCACAGTTGTGTGGAACCTGGGAATGATCCTCTTAATTGCCATCAGTTCTCAACTTCACTCTGCAATGTATTACTTTCTCAGTCATTTGTCCTTCATTGATCTCTGCTACTCCTCTGTCATTACCCCTAAGATGCTGGTGAACTTTGTATCAGAGAGGAACATCATCTCCTTTCCAGAGTGCATGACTCAGCTTTATACGTTCCTTTCTTTGGCCATTGCAGAAGGCTACCTTCTAACAGCCATGGCATATGACCGTTATGTTGCTATCTGTAGCCCACTGCTTTACAACGTTGTCATGTCCCACAAGGTCTGCTCCATCATGATGGCTCTGGTGTACTCCCTGGGTTTGTTTGGGGCCACAGTCCACACTTCCTGCATGTCAGTGCTGTCCTTCTGTGGGTCTCATATTGTCAGTCATTACTTTTGTGATATTCTGCCCTTGCTGACTTTATCTT CCAGCACCCATATCAATAAGATACTGCTGTTTATTAGTGGAGGAGTTAATACATTAGGTCCTACTCTGGCCATTCTCATCTCTTATGCTTTCATCCTCTCTAGCATCCTCCATATTCGCTCCACTGAGGGCCGGTCCAAAGCCTTCGGCACCTGTAGCTCCCATCTCATGGCTGTAGGTGTCTTTTTTGGGTCTATAACATTCATGTATTTCAAGCCTCCTTCCAGCAATACTATGGACCAGGAGAAGGTGtcctctgtgttctacaccacggTGATCCCCATGCTGAACCCCCTGATCCACAGCCTCAGAAACAAGGATGTGAAGAACGCACTGAGAAGGGTGGTTGGGGGGAGGCAGTCATCCTGA